ACCTTGTAGAAGCACATATCCGTCCTTCGCTGTACCGCCACACGCTAGTTTTGTTTTAAGGCTCTGTGCAAGCTTCTCTAATTCGGATTGCTTCATATTAAGCCCCTCTATCATCGTAGTCGGTTTTTTGAAGCGCCGCATATCCAACCTAATGATTATCCTACTCTCCTGCTTGTTAAGTTCCTCGCAGACGCAGAGATCACGTGGAAGTCCACATTTACTGCAGGTCTCGGCCATCACACCACCAGTCGATACCTTCCGGGTGTAGCGGGAATCGAGTAATCTTCCGGCTCCATCATCTTCCTACTACATGCGATTACGATAAAAGGGGTATAAAAATTTTAAAGAAGGGTAGACGTAGAGTCTAGTTAGCTGAGCTGCTTGTCTAGGTTGTTAGGCAAGGAAGGCTTTAATAACCCCGCCTATAGTTAGACTAAGAGGGGCCCTAGGGCCTTGTCTACCCTACTCGTTGCTGAGGGTATGCTCGCTCTACTCGGAGCATTCATAGGGCTATCCATAGCTTATATTTCGTTAATCGGATACAGAGAGACAGGCAGCCCAGCTCTGCTTAGGCTCACCTCAGCATTTATTCTCCTCTTCTTAGGCTTTACCTGTGAAGCACTTGCCGTATTTGGGTATGTTGGCGTGCTTCCTATCCTCGCCCTTGCAACAGCCTTCTTTACAATCGCCTCAAGTTTCTTAGAGACCTTAGGTTTCTTCTTCTTAGCCTTCTCGTATATACTTAACGTTAGGGCAACTCAGAGGGTCTCAGTTATGCCCTTGATACTCCCGCTAAGCCTACCCGTTATTCAAATTTCAGCTGCTCTGAAGTCTATTTCTTTTTACCTACTAATATATGCGGCGGTAGAAACCGCTATATCATATATGAAGACGAGGAGGGCTGAAACGTTAGTGTTATCTCTTGGCCTCATATTCCTCGCTGTAAGCGAGCTCATAAGGTGGATAAGCTACGTTGAGTTATCTTGGCCGTTTTGGTACTCTACATCTCTGGTTCTAAAGTTGATAGGGTTCTCAGCCCTCTTAGCCCCGATAGTTAAGTTCGCTTCATTAAAGGGTGGTGTCTTAAAGAATGGTGTATAGAAACTCTTTACGAATCGTCGTCGATATACTCACGATCGCAAAGAATTCTGACTCAGAAAAGGGTGTTGGTATAACAACTCTGCTTCGCAAGGGTAATATATCGTACTCACGGTTAAGCCGCTTATTAAAAGACTTGGTCAAATGTGGGCTCATCGAGGAGGTCAACGCAGAGAGGGGTATGAGATACAGAATTAGTGATCAAGGGCGCCAGTTCCTTGTCGCATATTCACGCTTCGAAGAATTTGCTCAATCTTTTGGGTTGCGCCTTTAGTGGCTCTTCTCAGCTAATCTGTATATGTTTTGGTAGGCCTCCCGATACGCTGGGTCTAAAGACAATTTCTTCTCTAACCTCTTAACAACCTTCTCTAACGCTGCTCCTCTCTCCACATATTGGCTGAGTTTCCTCGCCGCATCAAGATACCGCTTGACTACTTCCTGTGAATATGGGTTCTTTGTTAATAACGTGGAGATGAGGTGTCCGCTGCTCTGAATAACAGCTTCCAGTAGGTCAAGTTGCATAGACAATGTTGTCCCAGCATACTGCCGTAGCTTCACTACTTTAAGCTTCGATATAGAAAGACCGAAAGCGAGATTCACAAAGTAAGGTAAGGTTAGAGAGAAGGCTATCATCCTATCATGCTCTTCCACATCGCACTTTACAAAACTGGCCTCTGGAAAAAGCTGTCTAGCTAACTCAGCCTCACGCTCTAGATTCTGCACTTTGACCACGACTATGCGCCCAGACTTTAAATCGGTCAGACCTGGGCCGAATAAGGGATGCAATGAAAGAGGTGTAATATGTTTAGGTAGCCGTCTTAAGGCTGAAATTGTGGGGCTCTTCAGGGACGAGATTTCCACTAGCAGCGCGCTGCTTTCTCTAACCCTTCCTATCTCTGCCACCATTTTAGGCGTAGCTTCTATAGGTATTGAGAGAAATATAACATCAGACCTATAGATACACTCCTTTAGGGTTGGTGTAAACTCTGCGCCCATCTCTTTTGCTAACGCTTCAGCGTCTTTCCTCCTCTTATCATAGATCCTAACCTTGTGCCCCTCCTTGATAAAGTAGTTGGTGAACCACCTCCCCATGCTGCCAGCAGCGCCTACTACAGCTATATTCACAGCATCTCACGCATCCTCGCCACCCCTTCACGCAGCTCTTCTTCTGGTCTGCAGAACGACAACCTAATAAATTGAGGGTAGTTCCCGAAGCCTGAGCCCGGTGTTAGGGCTACTCGATGCTTCTTAAGCATCTGCTCAACGAACTCTTCACCGCTTATACCACCTTTAAGTTTAAAGAAGATGTAAAAGGCGCCGTCAGGCTCCTTATACTCTATTGGTAGAGGCTTAAGTAGCGATGTTACGAGCTCACGCCTCTTCTTCATCTCTGCTACATAGACGTCAACTTCATCAAAGCAGTCCAGCGCCGCTACACCAGCCAACTGAATAGGCTCTGGAACGCAAGTGTAGAGGTCCCCTGCGAGGTCTGCGATGGTGTCGCAGCGTTCGCTTGATGTGATTATGTATCCGAGTCTGAAGCCTGTCATACCCCAGGCTTTAGAGAATGTGCCTATTACTATCTTTTCGCAGTCTTCTGCTAGTAGGCTGTGGCGGTTTTCGTATGAGAATTCCGTGTATGCTTCGTCGCTTAATATGGTTAAGTTGTGTTTGGCAGCTATTTCTATTATTGATTCGATGGTTCTTCTTTTCAGAGATTTGCCAGTTGGATTGCTGGGCGAATTTAGAATGATGGTCTTTGTTGTCTCATCTATCAGCTCCTCTATTTTGTTTACATCAAGCTCCCATTCGTCTTCGAGCTTTGTATGCACGACCCTAGCTCTACAACCAAAGGATTCAACGCATTTCCTATAGGCTGGCCAAGATGGTTCGATGATTATTGCTGAGTCGCCTTGGCTTAAGGTGGCTGAGAGTGCAAGAGTGAGAGCCGCCTTCCCTCCTGGTGTAATTAGGACTTCGTTTGGTTTGATAGACGCTCCCCATCTTTCACTCATCTTATCTGCTAAGGCTCTTCTTAACTCAGGTAGACCGTACTTTGAGGTGTAGTGTGTGCGCCCCTCTTTAAGCGCTTTTACCGTAGCATCTAATACTCTTTGCGGCGGGCCAAAGTCAGGTTCACCAACTTCTAAATGGATTACTTTTGAGCCTTGCTCCTCTAGGCGCCGACTTTCTTCAAATACAGTTGTGGGTGTGATTAGAGGTTTGTACGCTGGTTTCTGTAAGGCTATCGATTCCGAAATAAGTAGGTTAAGAAGTTTAAGTCCTTTGGCTGGGTCCAAGCTGTATTTGCTACATATCTCTCTGATCTGATTAGCCAAATTCTTCTCTACTCGGTAATCATCGATAGATAGGTTGAGCTTCGCTTTTAGAGACGCTATCTTGCTTACTAGGAGCGTCCTTTGGCAGAACGCTTCAGCTATTATGCGCGTCTTTTCAGCTATCTGCTCTCTGATCTCTTCAAGCAGTTCACGATCATCCAAAGTGGCTCACTTCTCTACTACCGCTGGTATGTACCCGCCTCTCAGGGCCAGATCTGCCAAAACTATCGCTGTTACCGCCTCAACTATAGGAACAGCCCTCGGTACAACACAGGGATCGTGGCGCCCCTTGACCACTATCTCTACTTCCTTCATAGATCTGAGGTTGACGGTCTTCTGCTTCTTTGCTATGGATGATGGTGGTTTGAAGGCTGCTCGGAACACAAGCGGCATACCAGTCGATAACCCGCCGAGCACCCCGCCTGAGCGGTTGGTTAAAGTTACAATCTTACCGTCTCGGACGGTGAATTCGTCATTGTCTTCTGATCCTTTGACCCTTGCTGCTTGGAAGCCTAAGCCAAATTCTACGCCCTTAACCGCTGGTATGGAGAATATTGCTTTGCTGAGCTCGCTATCGAGCGAGCTAAATATGGGCTCTCCGACACCAGCCCTTAAGCCATCTACTATGCATTCTACGATGCCGCCTACACTATCTCCTTCTTCTTTCGCCTCAAGTATCTTCTCCCTCATGAGTTTCGCCGCTTCTTCGTCCGGGCATCTGACCTCATTAAGGTACCTACGCCGCTCTATCTCATCTAAACTCATTTCAGACGCTTTTATGCCTGCTATCTCTTTTGTGTAGGCTATTATACGCACACCTAAGCATCTGCTCAGCAGCTTCTTAGCAACAGCCCCGGCCATCACAAACCCAACGGTCACTCTTGCTGAAAAGCGCCCGCCCCCTCTATAGTCCTCAAACCCCAGATATTTTACACGCGCAGGGTAATCTGCGTGCCCCGGTCTGGGTGTGTCCTTAATCTCCTCATATGGTGTTGAATCTACGTCGCGATTCCAGACCACCATGCAGATAGGTGCGCCTGTTGTTCTGCTGTTAAAGACGCCGGAGAGGATGTCTACTCGGTCTGATTCCACTCTTGCTGTTGATATGGGGCTGCTTGGTCTTCTAAGGTCGACTTCACGCTGAATCTCCTCTACCTCTATAGGTAAGCCAGCTGGGCAGCCGTCTATAACCGCACCTACGCATCTACCGTGGCTTTCGCCGAAGCTCATAACTGCAAAGCGCTCACCTATTAGGTTAGCCGGCATCTTGCTCCACTTCCAGAGATGCACCCAGCTTCCTCATATCTTCTATGAAGGTCGGGTATGAGACATCGACACTTTCAGCACCTATCACTTCACATCCGCTTTGTGTTGCTAACCCAGCTAGGCAGAATGCCATGAATAGGCGATGGTCGCCTTTTGAGTCAAGTGTGCACCTCTTAAGCGTGCCTCCTTTGATCTTCAAGCCGTCTTCGTAGAGCATTACTTCGGCGCCCATCCTACTCAACTCCTCAGCCAACACAGTCAACCTATCTGTTTCTTTGTATCTAGCGTGCGCCACCCCCCTTACCTCCACACCCTCCCTACACCTCAACCCAAGCACAGCTACTACTGGTAGGAGGTCTGGGCAATCTGATAAGTCGAATACCCCACCCTTTAGCATATCTTTAGAGCCCCTAACTCTAACAGACCCCTCCTTAACCTCCGCTTCAGCACCAAGATCTCGTAGGATCTCTATGATGCTGCTGTCCGCCTGTGGTTGTTGCAAGGAGAGGTTACCGACTTCGACTTCACCGCCTGTAAGTGCTGCTGAGGCTACTATGAAGGCTGCCGAGCTGAAGTCGCCCGGGATATCTACTTCTGTAGGCTTGTATCTTTGACCGTGTGGTATGTGGAAGACCCCTTCCCTAGGGCTCGCTACCTCGCCGCCGAATTCACGAATAGTGTGGAGGGTTGCTTCAACATATGGTCTTGAGACCAACTTGCCGGCTACTTGAATCGTTGTGTCGTTGTCAGCGAGAGGTGTTGCTATAAGTAGGGAGGAGATGAACTGAGATGAAATATCCCCCCTTATCACAGCGACGCCACCTTTTATGCCACCACCCTGCACCAAGATGGGTGGCTTACCGTTAAGTCTGGTAGACCAGCATTTTACACCTAGCTGCGTTAGAGCGTCTAAAAGTGGTTGCATCGGTCTCTGCCTTAGGCTGCTGTCTCCCGTGAGCACGGTATAGCCGCTGGGGGTTAGAGCTGATACTGAGGTCATTATTCTGATGGTAGTGCCAGAGTTTTCCGCATCTATCACATCCTCGGGGGTCTGGGGGCGATCAACACCTCTAACTGATAGAGAGATATTTTGCTTGGTTACTTCGGCGCCGATTGCTTTAACCGCTTCTATTGTCGCATTTGTATCTCTAGCCGATAGAGGTCGGTTGATCTTTGAGAGACCGTCGCTGAGCGCTGCTAGTATAACCGCTCTATGCGTGTAGCTCTTGCTCGGCGGCGCTTCGACAAAACCATTAACGACTGAAGGATATACTTTAACCTTAACCACTGGCCAGCACCCTCGCCCGCCTATTATTAACTTTAGTTAAGATAACCTTGCCGCCTAAGTTCTGTAATGCTGAAACCAGCTCATTAACAAACTCGCTTCTGCAGAGCGCAGATACCGCTGGCCCGGTTCCTGAGAGCCCAGCGGCTAGAGCACCGTGCTTTATGGCTTCTGCAGCAGCCCTTACATCAAAGCCTAGTGCTGCTGAGTAGACCAACCCGTTTATGGTTAGGGCTTCTAGATATTTACCTTCTGAGGCTAGCTTGAATGCTTGTAGAGCGAAGGGTTTGAATCGCTCCACATTCTGCCTGCTTATCTTCTGCTTCTCCAACCTTTCTTCAGGCACATAAATCACCACCTCTAGGTCTTCAGGTCCCTGCTCTCTTTTTAGGAGCTTGAGGTTTGTGTTGTCTGTGAGGCAGTAGCCGCCGAAGTAGCTTGCGCAGGCATCGTCAAAAGCGCCTGTTATGGTTACCTTCGCTTTGATGGCGGCGTTAACGCCTATCTTGACGAGCTCTAAATCATCGACCTCCGTGCCTAAAGCTGCTTTGGCAGCTAGCGCGATGGCGTTCGCAGCTGCGCTTGAGCTCTTGAGCCCTCTTGCCAACGGTATCTCTGAGTATGTGGTGACCTCTGCGCCTACCCTTCTTTTGGCTAGAGCTTCTATTATCGCTTGTGCCATAATCTTAGAGGATTCTACGTCGCTGGGTTGGTGCTCTACCCCCTCTAACCTCACATCCACCCCCTCGGTTCCATCGATTATCTTGACTTCAGCTTCGAGCCTCAAGCATACACCGAGTGAGCATCCTAAACCTGTTGCAACCGCGTTTACTACAGAGACGGCGCCGTATGCTTCAGCCCTACCCCACATCCTCAACACCGAGCTCCATCTTCAAAGCCTTGAGCATAGCTTCCTTAGGAGGCTCGAGCCCAGTCCAGATACTAAAGGATTCTGCTGCTTGCTCAAGTAGCATCTTGTAGCCAGAGATGGTTGTTGCACCAGCCTCTTTAGCCTCCTTAAGGAGCTTGGTTTGGGTTGGTCTGTAGACTAGGTCGTAGACGATTAGATCGCTTCTTAGAAGAGCCTTAGGTATGATCGACTCATCCACATTCGGGTACATGCCGACAGGGGTTGCGTTGACCACCAAACTTGCTCTGCTAAGGGCTTCTTTTAGGCTCTCTTCGTTAAGATGCCCCACCTTCAGTTTAGTGTTGTGTTGCTTAGATAGGTTGAGGGCACGCTCTATACTTCTGTTAAGCACAATTACCTCTCTGCAACCAGCCTCTAGAAGTGCCCTTACACAAGCCTTTGCTGCGCCGCCCGCACCCAATATTAGAGCCGTCATCTCATTTAGTTTAAGATCGAGCTCCAGAAGCGGGGCTAAGAAGCCGATTACGTCTGTGTTATAGCCTAGTAGGGAGTCACCATCTAGCTTGACCGTGTTGACCGCACCAACCTTCGCAGCCGATGGATCTAGGTGTGTGAGCAGCGGGATAATCTGCTCTTTATAGGGTATTGTGACGTTAAAGCCGCAAACCTTAAGCGCTTTCAGACCCTTTATGGCATCTTCAAACACTGTAGGCTCTATGTCGAAGACGAGGTAGACCGCGTTTAGACCGAGTGCTTCAAATGCTGCGTTATGTATGGCTGGGGAGGCTGTATGTTCGAGCGGATGCCCAACTAACCCATAGATCTTGGTCTTATAGTCGATCTTCATAACCTAGCACACGATACAACCTAAGCGCTTCACTTAACTCTATCTGCCCTGGAGCAGTAGCCTCTTTCAAGCAACTGTAGACTATAGGAGAGCCGAGCATCGGAGCAAGCACCCTAGAAACGAGCCCTAACTCACCCATGCAGAACGCTATGAGCCTACCTTTCGGTGCTTGCTTCAGCACCTCCAAAACTCTAAGGTTGTCTTCGAACCTTCTCGCTGTGGTTACGACCTTACCCACGCCTCCGAAGCTCAACGCCTCCTCCACCCATCTGCTTAAGGTAGATTGGTTCGGTGTGTTGGTGAAGCTGTGCTTAGAGGCTATCAACGTGGTCTTTGTGTAAACTTCTGTAAGCTTCTTCTCTTTCTTCACGGTATCTAACTCTATATCGATGTAGGCTGGCTTAAGGTCTGTTAGGTGGTAGAGGAGCTGTATGCGTTTCGCTTCATCCCCTGTAAACCGCCCACCCTCTTTGCTAGATCTGAGAGTTAGGATGCACCTACCCTCTATACCCTTGGTCACGTTCTTCAGCTTCTCAACATCAAATGTTCGAAGGTAATCGAGTCTAAGCTCGACCAGATCAGCACCCAGCTTTATAGCAGCATCAGCCTTCTTTTTAAGGAGGGCGTAGGTTTTAGCACCTACCGAAACACATACCTTCATCCCTAAGATCCGACACCTATTTTTCTAAGATGTATTCGTCAACAGCTGCTCCGAAGTGCCTACCCTTCGCTTCCACTACACTAGCAAGTATGCGGTCGCCACGCTTAAGCTCGGTCACAGACTTCACCTTACCATCCTCGCAGACCAAGGCTATAGTCTCAGCGTTCTGAAGCAGTACGCTCCCAACCTCCTCTCCAAACGAGGCTTTAACTAAGACCATTGGTCTACGCTCTATCTTAACCCTACCTACTGTAGCTACTCTAGGCGGATCCTTAGGGCTCACCACCAGCACTTGGTCTCCGGCTTCAAGCTCAGACAAGTACTTTGTTCTGCCGTCTGGCATGAGTATGTAGCTGCTGACGCTCCCAGCGTTTACTCGGAAAGGTCTGGGTGAGGTGAACTTTGAACCCAAGGATTCGTTGTGAACAAGGAAGAAGAAGTTAGATCTACTACCTACGAGCAGCCCCTCGCCCAAGCTTAGCATCGAGGATGTATCTACACAAACCCTATCACCCACACCAGCCTCCCTAACCTCAAGCACCTCAACAGGCACAAGACGAACAAAGGAAACAGCCCTAAGATAGTCGAGGGTCTGCTTAACCTCCTCAAGACTAGAGGTTTTCAGCACAACACCATCCACACCACGCTCCAACACACCGAGCAGCGGCCTAACTTCGCTAGGCGAAGAAGCGTAAGCATATAGCTTGCAGCCACTTGACTGAAGCTCGGCTACGAGATTCTCTAATGGTATGATCTTCCAGTCAGCGGTTTCAACGAGCACGGCTTTAGCGCCTCTCTTTGCATCCACTATGATCTTCTCAAGATCTGCCCTATCCGTAATCCTCTTTCTCAGCACCAGTCCCCTAACCTCTTCAGCAGATTCAGAAGGTTGAATGAACTCCACATCAACACCCTCGACTGGTTTGCAGAGGAACTTCTTTACACCTAGAGCTTTGGCGCCCTCTATGAAGTTCGTTAGGTCGCTCGCTTTTACTATAGGTTCGATGATAACCTCTTTACCCTCGAACATTTCACTCATTCACTGCCTTAAGCGCTTCATCTACACCCACACCATCGAACACAAGCCTACTAAGAGCCTTCGTTATGCCACGCGGACTAGTGTGCTGGAAGACGTTCCTACCGAAGGTCACACCCATCGCCCCAGCGTCCAACGCGCCTTTAGCCATAAGCAGCACCTCCCTATCACTATTCACCTTAGGTCCGCCAGCTATAACTACTGGCACAGGGCATCCACGCACCACCTTGCTGAAGGTCTCTGGGCTTCCTGTGTAGACCGTCTTTACGATGTCAGCACCAGCCTCTGCACCAACCCTCGCTACGTGCGCAACCACATCTGGATCATACGGGTTCTTTATGTTCTCACCCCTCGGATACATCATAGCAATCAGAGGCATACCCCAGCTATCACATTCATCAGCAACAAGCCCCAAATCCTGCAACATCTCAGGCTCATCCTTACAACCTATGTTGATATGCACAGAGACAGCATCAGCACCCAACCTAATCGCTTCTTCAACACCCGCGACGAGCATCTTACGGTTAGGCGATGGACCGATATCTGTGCTGGCTGAGAGGTGCATAATTATACCAGTACCCGGGTGAGTTTGAAGACCCTTAAGGATACCTTTGTGAACAAGAATCGCCGAAGCCCCTCCCTCAGCGATCTGTTGAATCGTAAGATAAATTGTGTCAAGACCCTTCACCGGACCTATGCTGATGCCGTGATCCATTGGTATACAGAGCATCCTACCTTTTCTAGTCAGCCTAGCGATTCTAAGATGCTTACCCATCTTAACTCACCTCCTTTCTACTAGTCACCATCAACGCGTCTCGGAGAAGTGCAAGCGACTTATCTCGATCAGCCATCGAAACAAAGAGCCTTATCGATGAACCCGCTGTAACCAAGCCGTAGACGTTTATCCCGTGTCTAGCAAGCGGCTGAGTAACACGCTGAACCATACCTGGGCTGGTCTCCATAGCAGGGGCTTTAACAGTTATCATAACGAGGTTACCGTAGCTGCTGACCGCTTTCCCGAAGCCTGTCGAAACAACCCAAGAATGCAGCTTCCCTAAAACTTTGTCCCCATTTAATACATAGAGCACAATGGACTTCGGCTCAGAGCCCATAGAGATCACCCTACCCCCACCAGAGTAGACCGTATCTAATAGTTCACCAATGGCTCTGTATGAGCCGTTTATGTTGCCGACTACTGTTATCATAGTGACTGGATCTGGTAAGGCTTCGATATCTATGTTGAGAAGCGGCTCACCATCTATCATCGTCCCCTTATCTTCAGAATCGAGGCTCGCTATGTAGATAGGCACCCCCTCAGCCTTATACCTCAGTGCCTTATAATGTAGGAACTTCGCGCCGCCTAGACTAAGGGCTAACGCCTCCTCTGAGTCAAGAGTGCTTAAAGGCACTGCATCAGAAACCTTATCCGGGTCGCTGGAGAAGACCTTACCCACATCCTTAACAAGCACCACCTCCTTCGCCTTCAGAGCGCTTCCAAGGAGCACCGCTGTAGTGTCACTACCACCCCTACCGAGCGTGGTAATCTTACCATCCAGCGTCTTCCCAACGAATCCGCAGACCACAGGAACCTTACCCTCATTAAGCAGAGGCTTTAGCCGCTCCTCAACGAGCCGCTTCGTTTCTTCGTAGAGCGGGTTAGCGTCAAGATGGTTCGAATCTGTTACAATAGGCCAATGGGGTGAATCGGGGTCAACCGCAACAGCATCTAACCCGAATCCTTTCAGCGCAGCGGCAAAGAGCCTCGCGCTCGTACGCTCGCCCATAGAGAGGACCTCATCAAGCATTTCTGGGGTGATATTAGGGTTCGCCATACGCGCGGTTGAAAGTAGGGAGTCGGTTACACCACGCAGAGCCGAAACGACCACAACAACACCCAGACTTCCTGCATGCACATCCTTGACTCTCTGCGCTGCCTTCTTGATGTGCTCATCGCTGTCGAGCACCGAGCCTCCGAACTTAAAGACTACTACATCTTCTACCAACAGAAACACCCCTTAGAGATTTATTTATTCGATTGGAAGGAGGGTTGGATGATACTCGAAGGGTTCTATAATCGATGCTGGTTGAAAAGGTGATCACACTCGCGGTAAAGTAGATCGCCTCGCACTTCCCCTCCACCTTCCGTGCGGTATCTAACACGCCGTATATAAGTTCTTCTGCTTGATGTGCCTTTCATCGGGATAAGATTGTTGTGGTGTCGAGCTTCGGTAAGAAATATATATCTGTGCATCTACATTTGATAGTATGCCGATAGCGTTTGTTATGATTAATGCTGAGTTGGGTTCCGAGAAAGCACTGATAAAGGAGCTGCGCAACATCGAGGGTGTTGTTGAAGCGAACGAAGTCTATGGGGTATATGATATCGTAGTTAAAGTGGATCTTCCGACTATGGATAAACTTAAAGAAGTGATCTCAAGAAAGATACGTGGGTTAAGCGGGGTTCGCTCAACACTAACTATGATGGTGATAGAATAGGTGTAGAACCCACTTTAACATAAGGCTGAAAACTGATGGCACTAAGGTTCTTCAACACCCTCGGCAGGAGAGCAGAGGAGTTTATCCCGCTACAGCACGGAGTGGTCAAGATCTATACTTGTGGACCAACGGTTTATGATTACGCGCATATAGGGAACTTTCGAACATTTGTCTTCCAAGACCTACTTAGGAGGTACTTGAAGTATAAGGGCTACTCGGTCTTTCAGGTTCAGAATCTAACCGATGTTGACGATAAGACTATAAGGGCGTCGAGGGAGCAAGGCGTTTCTCTTAGAGAGTATACAGATCGATACATCAAAGCCTACTTTCAAGACGTCGATACTTTAGGTATAGAGAGGGCCGAGGTCTATCCGAGGGCGACTGAGCACATACCTGAGATGGTTTTGTTAATTAAGAGGCTTCTTGAAAAAGGGTTTGCCTACTTCTCTGAGGGCTCGGTCTATTATAGGGTATCAGCCTTCAAAGATTATGGTAAGCTTTCTGGTGTTAGAAGCGCTGGTCTTAGGGTTGAGAGAGTGAAGTCTGACGAGTATTCTAAAGAGGAGGCAAGAGACTTCGCACTCTGGAAGGCGTGGGATGAGGAGGACGGAGACGTCTTCTGGGTAACCGAGTTGGGTAAGGGTAGACCAGGCTGGCATATAGAGTGCTCTGCTATGTCTATGAAGTATCTGGGTGAAACATTCGATATTCATTCAGGTGGTGTTGACCTCATATTCCCCCATCACGAGAACGAGATCGCTCAGTCAGAAGCTGTTACAGGTAAGCCCTTAGCTAGATACTGGGTGCACTGTGAACATCTTCTTGTCAACGGGCAGAAGATGGCGAAGTCGCTTGGCAACTATTTTACGCTAAGGGACCTCTTAGCGAGAGGCTATAGCCCAACCGCTATAAGATTTCTACTGCTCTCAGCGCATTATAGGGATAGGTTGAACTTCACCTTTGAGGG
This genomic stretch from Nitrososphaerota archaeon harbors:
- the aroC gene encoding chorismate synthase; amino-acid sequence: MPANLIGERFAVMSFGESHGRCVGAVIDGCPAGLPIEVEEIQREVDLRRPSSPISTARVESDRVDILSGVFNSRTTGAPICMVVWNRDVDSTPYEEIKDTPRPGHADYPARVKYLGFEDYRGGGRFSARVTVGFVMAGAVAKKLLSRCLGVRIIAYTKEIAGIKASEMSLDEIERRRYLNEVRCPDEEAAKLMREKILEAKEEGDSVGGIVECIVDGLRAGVGEPIFSSLDSELSKAIFSIPAVKGVEFGLGFQAARVKGSEDNDEFTVRDGKIVTLTNRSGGVLGGLSTGMPLVFRAAFKPPSSIAKKQKTVNLRSMKEVEIVVKGRHDPCVVPRAVPIVEAVTAIVLADLALRGGYIPAVVEK
- a CDS encoding aminotransferase class I/II-fold pyridoxal phosphate-dependent enzyme, producing the protein MDDRELLEEIREQIAEKTRIIAEAFCQRTLLVSKIASLKAKLNLSIDDYRVEKNLANQIREICSKYSLDPAKGLKLLNLLISESIALQKPAYKPLITPTTVFEESRRLEEQGSKVIHLEVGEPDFGPPQRVLDATVKALKEGRTHYTSKYGLPELRRALADKMSERWGASIKPNEVLITPGGKAALTLALSATLSQGDSAIIIEPSWPAYRKCVESFGCRARVVHTKLEDEWELDVNKIEELIDETTKTIILNSPSNPTGKSLKRRTIESIIEIAAKHNLTILSDEAYTEFSYENRHSLLAEDCEKIVIGTFSKAWGMTGFRLGYIITSSERCDTIADLAGDLYTCVPEPIQLAGVAALDCFDEVDVYVAEMKKRRELVTSLLKPLPIEYKEPDGAFYIFFKLKGGISGEEFVEQMLKKHRVALTPGSGFGNYPQFIRLSFCRPEEELREGVARMREML
- a CDS encoding prephenate dehydrogenase/arogenate dehydrogenase family protein, which gives rise to MNIAVVGAAGSMGRWFTNYFIKEGHKVRIYDKRRKDAEALAKEMGAEFTPTLKECIYRSDVIFLSIPIEATPKMVAEIGRVRESSALLVEISSLKSPTISALRRLPKHITPLSLHPLFGPGLTDLKSGRIVVVKVQNLEREAELARQLFPEASFVKCDVEEHDRMIAFSLTLPYFVNLAFGLSISKLKVVKLRQYAGTTLSMQLDLLEAVIQSSGHLISTLLTKNPYSQEVVKRYLDAARKLSQYVERGAALEKVVKRLEKKLSLDPAYREAYQNIYRLAEKSH
- the aroA gene encoding 3-phosphoshikimate 1-carboxyvinyltransferase encodes the protein MVKVKVYPSVVNGFVEAPPSKSYTHRAVILAALSDGLSKINRPLSARDTNATIEAVKAIGAEVTKQNISLSVRGVDRPQTPEDVIDAENSGTTIRIMTSVSALTPSGYTVLTGDSSLRQRPMQPLLDALTQLGVKCWSTRLNGKPPILVQGGGIKGGVAVIRGDISSQFISSLLIATPLADNDTTIQVAGKLVSRPYVEATLHTIREFGGEVASPREGVFHIPHGQRYKPTEVDIPGDFSSAAFIVASAALTGGEVEVGNLSLQQPQADSSIIEILRDLGAEAEVKEGSVRVRGSKDMLKGGVFDLSDCPDLLPVVAVLGLRCREGVEVRGVAHARYKETDRLTVLAEELSRMGAEVMLYEDGLKIKGGTLKRCTLDSKGDHRLFMAFCLAGLATQSGCEVIGAESVDVSYPTFIEDMRKLGASLEVEQDAG
- a CDS encoding shikimate dehydrogenase, giving the protein MDYKTKIYGLVGHPLEHTASPAIHNAAFEALGLNAVYLVFDIEPTVFEDAIKGLKALKVCGFNVTIPYKEQIIPLLTHLDPSAAKVGAVNTVKLDGDSLLGYNTDVIGFLAPLLELDLKLNEMTALILGAGGAAKACVRALLEAGCREVIVLNRSIERALNLSKQHNTKLKVGHLNEESLKEALSRASLVVNATPVGMYPNVDESIIPKALLRSDLIVYDLVYRPTQTKLLKEAKEAGATTISGYKMLLEQAAESFSIWTGLEPPKEAMLKALKMELGVEDVG
- a CDS encoding shikimate kinase translates to MRMWGRAEAYGAVSVVNAVATGLGCSLGVCLRLEAEVKIIDGTEGVDVRLEGVEHQPSDVESSKIMAQAIIEALAKRRVGAEVTTYSEIPLARGLKSSSAAANAIALAAKAALGTEVDDLELVKIGVNAAIKAKVTITGAFDDACASYFGGYCLTDNTNLKLLKREQGPEDLEVVIYVPEERLEKQKISRQNVERFKPFALQAFKLASEGKYLEALTINGLVYSAALGFDVRAAAEAIKHGALAAGLSGTGPAVSALCRSEFVNELVSALQNLGGKVILTKVNNRRARVLASG
- the yciH gene encoding stress response translation initiation inhibitor YciH translates to MAETCSKCGLPRDLCVCEELNKQESRIIIRLDMRRFKKPTTMIEGLNMKQSELEKLAQSLKTKLACGGTAKDGYVLLQG
- the aroD gene encoding type I 3-dehydroquinate dehydratase, whose translation is MKVCVSVGAKTYALLKKKADAAIKLGADLVELRLDYLRTFDVEKLKNVTKGIEGRCILTLRSSKEGGRFTGDEAKRIQLLYHLTDLKPAYIDIELDTVKKEKKLTEVYTKTTLIASKHSFTNTPNQSTLSRWVEEALSFGGVGKVVTTARRFEDNLRVLEVLKQAPKGRLIAFCMGELGLVSRVLAPMLGSPIVYSCLKEATAPGQIELSEALRLYRVLGYEDRL
- a CDS encoding winged helix DNA-binding protein produces the protein MVYRNSLRIVVDILTIAKNSDSEKGVGITTLLRKGNISYSRLSRLLKDLVKCGLIEEVNAERGMRYRISDQGRQFLVAYSRFEEFAQSFGLRL